Part of the Pseudomonas baltica genome is shown below.
AGCGCACTGTTACGCTGCCTGGGATTGTCGCGGCGCGAGGTTATGCTGTTGTTCTGCATTCAATTGGCGGTGCTCGGCGGCCTGGCCTGCTTCGCCGGCGCCTTGCTGGGCTGGGTCGCGCAACTGGGGTTGTTCGCCCTGCTGCAAGGCCTGCTGCCAGGCACCTTGCCCGCAGGTGGCGCGCTGCCGGCACTGGCAGGCATCGCCACCGGCCTGGTCGCCCTCGCCGGTTTCGCCTTGCCGCCATTGGCCGGGCTGGGCCGGGTTCCGCCGTTGCGCGTGCTACGTCGAGACATGCTGCCTGTCGCCACCAGCACCTGGGCCACCTACGGCGTCGCCTTGCTGGCCCTGGGGCTGATCATGTGGCGGCTGAGCCTCGACTTGCTGTTGACCTTCGCCCTGCTCGGCGGCGGCCTGATCGCCGCCCTGGTGCTGGGCGGCCTGTTGCTGCTGGGCTTGCAAAACCTGCGCCGCATGCTGGTCGATGCCCCCCTGCCATGGCGCCTGGGTCTGGGGCAGTTGCTGCGCCATCCCCTCGCGGCTGCCGGTCAGGCATTGGCATTCGGCTTGATCCTGCTGTCAATGGCGCTGATCGCACTGCTGCGCGGCGAGCTGTTGGACACTTGGCAAAACCAGTTGCCCAAGGATGCGCCGAATTATTTCGTGCTCAATATCCTGCCCGCCGAAAAGCAGGCCTTCGCCGATCATCTGCGCGATATCTCCGCGCACGCTGCGCCCTTGTATCCGATCGTGCCGGGCCGCCTGACGACCATCAATGGCAAACCCGTAGCCGAGCTCGTCACCGCCGATTCGCGCGGCGAAAACGCCACGCAACGGGACCTGAGCCTGACGTGGTCCGCCGACCTCCCCAGCGGCAACCGCATTACGGCCGGGCAATGGTGGAGCACCACCACTGCGGCGAACGCCAGCGATGTGCCGGGCGTATCGGTCGAAGCGAAACTGGCCGACAGCCTGAAGCTCAAGGTGGGCGACACCCTGACTTTCAACGTCGCTGGCATGATCCGCGACGTCAAGGTCACCAGCTTGCGGGACGTCAGCTGGGACAACTTCCAGCCCAACTTTTTCATGATCTTCCAGCCCGGCACCCTCAAGGACCTGCCGACTACCTACCTCACCAGCTTCTACCTGGCGCCCGGTCACGACCAGCAAATCGTCGAACTGGCCCGGGCCTTTCCGGCGGCGACGCTGTTGCAAGTCGAGGCCTTGCTTGAACAACTGCGCAGCATTCTGGCCCAGGTCACCCTGGCGGTAGAGTACGTATTGCTGTTCGTGCTGGCGGCGGGCATGACCGTTCTGTTCTCGGGCTTGCAGGCGACCCTCGACGAACGCATCCGCCAAGGTGCACTGCTGCGGGCACTGGGCGCGGAGCGGCGGTTGCTGGTCAAGGCGCGGCGTATCGAATTCGGCCTGCTGGGCGCCGCCAGTGGCTTGCTCGCGGCATTGGGTACCGAGCTGATCAGCTGGGTGCTGTACCGCTTCGCCTTCCACCTGCAATGGAGCCCGCACCCTTGGCTGCTGGTATTGCCGCTGATAGGCGCACTGCTGATCGGCGGGGCCGGTATATTCGGCACACGCCGGGCACTCAATGCCAGCCCGTTGACGGTGCTACGTGAAGGTTAAGGACAGGTCGTGAGCGAGAACAAGGTTTTCAGTACCAAGATCATTACCCGCGAGGGCCATGAAGCTCTGAAAAAAGAGCTGGACTACCTGTGGCGCGAATATCGCCCGGAAATAACGCAAAAGGTCGCGTGGGCGGCTTCGCTTGGCGATCGCAGCGAGAATGCCGATTACCAGTACAACAAAAAACTGCTGCGCGAAATCGACCGCCGCGTGCGCTACCTGCGCAAACGCCTTGAAGACATGCGGGTTGTCGACTACGCGCCGGAACAGGAAGGTCGGGTGTTTTTCGGTGCCTGGGTGGAGATCGAGAACGAAGCCGGCGAAACCAAACGCTTTCGTGTGGTCGGCTACGACGAGATCTACCAGCGCATGGACTATATCTCGATCGATTCACCCATGGCCCGAGCGCTGCTCAAAAAGCAGGTTGACGACGAAGCCATGGTGCAGACACCTACCGGGGAGGTCTGCTGGTGGATCACCTTGATCGAGTACAACAAGGCGCAGTGATCAACCCAACGTGATCAAGCCCTGCCGGGCGATGCGGGTGATGTGCCCCAACACGTCTTCGCGTTGCTCGGCGCTGGGCGCCTGGACCACGGCCAGATCGAAGCGATCAGTGGCGAACCCGGCCAGGGCGCTGGCGTCATCGGTGAACTGGATCAGGAAGGCGCTGGGCTTGCCGCCGCGTCGCGGCCAGCCATCGAGGCAGCGCAGCAGGGTCGGCTGGTGACTGCCAGCAAGAAGGATGCGGGGATTGCGGGCGACCGGGCTCGTAATGACAGGAGCCTTGGACAGGTCAGGGCGCAGGTTGCTCATGCGTGGGATCTCAGCCTCCAGATTCCGCTTGGCAGCGGTGGGAGGCAACACCGAACCAGCGCTTTAGCGGTATTTGACGAGCCTGTGGCCCATCGGCGCCCCGCAAGTAGCTGTTTAAATCGGCGCAAGTGGCAATGCTAGAGAAGCTGGCCTATGGCTGTCAACGACGAATCTGGAAACATCTTCGGCCATGTCGGCCTCTTCGCGGGGAGAGCCCGCGAAGAGGCCTGTGATACCTGGGCATCATTCAAACGAAGACTCGGCGACCGATTACCCGATCCAGCGACAATTTGCCTGCGCCTTCGAGCAGCACCGCCACTGTACCGCCCAGCAGCGCCAAGGCGAATTCGTAGCCGTTGTTGGCCATGAACAAACCGTTATGGATATGCACCGAGAGGATTGCCACCACCAGGGTAATCGACAACACCGCCGCCGCTGGCCGCACCAGCAAGCCGAATATCAACGCCAAACCACCGAAGAATTCCGCGCCACCCGACATCAAGGCCATCAGCAAGCCGGGCGCCAGGCCGATGCTCTCCATCCATTGTGCGGTGCCAGTCAGGCCATAGCCGCCAAACAGGCCGAACAGCTTCTGCGAGCCGTGGGCGGCGAAGATCACCCCGACGGCGATGCGCAGTGCGGTAATGCCCCAGTTGGCGCGGGTAGTCAGTACGGTTTTGATCAGTGTGTTCATGGTGTGGCGTCCTGTATTCAATTCAAGTGAATGTCTGTGTTGGACGCCATATTAATCAAATATACAGATACTTAAAGCGCATTAAACGCAACATAACTATCGATAAAATTGATAGGTCAGCGTTCTGCCAGTTTCCGTCCCTGCGGCTCCAGGGATTCACGCTCGCGGTCGAAGGCCAGGAAATACTTGTTCACACTGTTGACGTAGCTCACGGGGCCCATGCCCACCTGTTCCATGGCCACGCGCTCGACCTGGAAGAACCAGCGGTCCGGGTTCAGGCCGCGCTTGCGGGCTTCGGCGCGCATTGCCTGGACGCGCTCCGGCCCAAGGTTGTACGCCGCCAGCACGAACGCCATGCGTTCGCGATCATTGAGTTTCTGGCTGGAGAAGAACTTGCGCTGCAGCATCGCCAGGTACTTGGCCCCGGCCTGCACATTGCCATCGACTTCCTGGATGTTGCCGACGCCGACCCGCTGCGCCGCCGCCGGGGTGATTTGCAACAATCCGGTGGCGCCGCCCGCGCCTCGAGCCGAAGGGTTGAGCGCCGATTCCTTGAACGCCAATGCGGCCAGATTCAACCAGTCCATGCCTTGCTGGTGCGCCGTGCGTTGCAGCAAAGGGCGCAATTGTTCGAGGCGTCGGCGATCTGCCGAGGCCAGCGGATAGTGGACCTTGTACAGGCGCGCGTAGGCTTTGACGAACGCCGTGTCCTGATCGGCCGGCACCTCGTAGGCGCCGACGAAGCGGTCCACCGTGGCACTGAGCAGCGGCGCATTGGCCCTGGTAAACCAGCTGATATGGCCGGGGCTGTCGAGCGCGACCTTGCGCTGTAGACGCAGGTTGGGCATCACTTTCGCCCAGCGCTCGGCGATCGGCTGCTCGACGGCGGTGTAGGGATAGATACCGGCCTGGACCATCTCCAGCACGTCCTCGACCGCCAGGCTGCCATCGACCCACTCGACCTGCACCGGCCGCTGGTGTCGCTGCGCGAGCTTGTCGTTGATGGCCGTGATCGCCTCCCCCGCCGTACTGCCGGCTGGCAGCGCCAGGGTGCGCCCCGACAACTGCTCGATTCGGGTAAAGGTGCGCTCGCCCTTGTTGCCGACCACGATCATCGGCGCATGCTCGACCGTCGGTGCGCTCGCGGTCAGGCCCTGGGTTGCTGCCGCATCGACGCCTTCGCCGGGTGCCGCAACGTCGCCCTCACCGCGTTGCAAGGCAGCGAGCAGTTGCTCCTTGGGCTTGGGGATAAGCTTGAGATGGATGCGTTGCGCGGGGCTGGCATGGCCATTGAGGTAGGTTTCGAAGGCGCGCAGGCGCAGATTCTCGACACCGATCAGCTTGCCGTCGACCTCGCCCGAACTGTTGCGGCTCTGGTTGACCAGCACGCGCAAGGTCTTGCTGCGCCGAATCTCGTCGAGATCGCGCACCTTGGCGGTGAGAGCCTTGTGCATGGCGACCTGACGAGGCGCGCCTTTGTGCCCTGCGGGCTTGTCATGCGCAGCGGCCGAATCGGCATGGGGTGCTGCCCCGGCCACCGCCGCCATAGGCAACAGCAAGCCCAGGCAAGCCAGGATCAAACGTGAGGGACGCGTCATCCGCTCTCCAGAAAAGTAGCCGGCTCCGTTCAGCGCACAAGGTTAGGTCGACCGTTGTCGTCGATAGCCAGGCCATCTACTTTCCCCGGGGCCGCTCAAATGCTGCAAAACGACGCAAGGCGCCACCAAAACCGCAACTTGCGGGCAGACTGGACCGGTGCCTGTGAACCTGGAGACCCCGACAGCGCCCTCCCGGCGCCGTAGCCATGGTCATGATTCGCCGCAACAGACCGCCATAACCTCTTGAAGTTCTTGGCTTTAATTAAAATTATCCAGCTCTGGTATGCTTTTCGGCCTCCTGCCTGAGGTAGCACCATGCAACTCATCGACATCGGCGTCAATCTTACCAATGCAAGTTTTGCGCACATCCAGCCCGAAGTCCTCGAGCGCGCCTATGCCGCCGGGGTCTGCCAACTGCTGTTGACCGGCACCAGCATCGACGGCAGCGAGCACGCCCTCGAACTGTGCGAACAGCTCGACGAATCCGCCCAGCGCCTGTTCGCCACGGCGGGCGTGCACCCCCATAGCGCCAGTGACTGGAACGCCGACAGCGAACAGCGTCTGCGCACCCTGCTGACCCATCCACGGCTGCGCGCGGTGGGCGAATGCGGGCTGGATTTCAATCGCGACTTCTCGCCACGCGCTCAACAAGAGAAGGTCTTCGAGCGGCATCTGGCGTTGGCGGTCGAACATCGTCTGCCGGTGTTCATTCACGAGCGCGATGCCAATCAACGCCTGCTGGCGATCCTCAAGGATTACCGCGACCAGCTGACGGCGGCCGTGGTGCACTGCTTCACCGGCGAACGGCAGGCGCTGTTCAGCTATCTCGATCTGGATCTGCACATCGGCATCACTGGCTGGATCTGCGATGAACGGCGGGGCAGCCATCTGCATCCACTGGTTCGTGAAATCCCCCGCGGACGCCTGATGCTGGAGAGCGATGCACCTTACCTGCTGCCCCGCTCGTTGCGCCCCAAGCCCAAGAACGGCCGCAACGAACCGGGCTATCTGCCCGAGGTATTGCGCGAGGTGGCCTTGCATCGCGGCGAGACCGAGGCCGATCTGGCGCAGCACACCACCGCCTGCGCGCGGGCGTTCTTTGCCTTGCCGCAGATTCAGGCACACGACAACGGATAATACCGTAGCGGCGCAGGCTTGCCCCCGACAGAGTCATCCATGACACGCCGCAGAACGAAGGGCTGGCCTTATCGGGGGCAAGCCCCCTCCCTACTAAGGCCGGCGGGGCTTTCTTGCGGCGCGGCGCAGTTCGTCAAGGCGCTGGTCGAGGATCGCAGGCACAGCAGCCTCGCCGGCATAACGCTGGGCAACAAAGGCTTCGGCGAATCTGTTGATCGCCGCCGCCTGCTCCGGTAATGCCAGCGCCGCCCGGTCGGCAAAGGCCTGCGGCCCCTCCCCGGGCTCGCGCTGCAGGCCAAGGCGGGCCAGCAATCGCTCGAAGCGCTGGAACTGGCGCAGTGCGAGTTCCTGCCGCGCCCGCCAGGGCTTGAGCAGCACCAGCGTCAGTATCAACATGATCGACACGCCGCCCACCGGCAATATCCACGCCGCCAGCCCCTTGAACCAGGCCAGCATCAACGCGCCCTGCTGCTCGCCCTGATACCCCAGCACCCAGCGTTGCCAACCATAATTGAGGTTGTCCCAGCCCAGGCGCAGGTCATTCAGCCAGGCCAGATTGGAATAGCGCAACGGCGAAAACGGCGAGTCCGGCAGAAAGTCCTCATCGCTGGCCAAGGCCTCGGCCAGGCCGACATCGATGCGTTGCGGCGCTACGGCAAACGTCGGATCGACGCTGCGCCAGCCCTGCTCCGGCTGCCAGTACTCGACCCAGGCATGGGCATCGTACTGGCGCACGGTGATGAACTTGCCCGCCGGGTTCAACTCCCCGCCCTGATAACCCGCCACCACCCGCGCCGGGATCCCCGCTGCCCGCAGTACGTAGACCATGGCGCCGGCAAAGTGCGCGCAGAAACCGCGGCGGCTGTTGAACAGAAAATCGTCCACCGCGTCCACCCCTAGCGCCTGCGGCTTGAGGGTGTAGTGGTAGTCCTGGTCATGAAAGTGCGTGAGTATCGCCTGCACCAGCGCCGGGGCCTGCGCATAGCGCGCTTTCAAGTCCTGGGCCCAGGCGCGGGTACGTGGATCGCCGCTAGTGGGCAGGCGCAAGGCCTGGATGCGCTCGCTATCGCTCAGAGGCTGGGGATCACGCAGCACCTGGGGCCAGGAGCTCAGGCTGTAAGCGAACGGCTGGGTGATCGGGCGCTGGCGACGCAGGGCGAAATCACTGGACTGACGCACCTCGGCACTCGGTGGCCGGGCCACATCCAACGCCGCCAGCCACGGCTGCCCGCTGGGCTCCTGGATTATTCGATAACGCCACGGCTCACCTTGCGGTTGCCACGGCGACACCGTGTTCAGCCCGGTGAACGGCGTCTGGCTCCAGCGCCGACCGTCATAGCGGTCAAGCGTCAGTACACGCCAATACAGCTGGTCATGCGCCGGCATCGGCGTGTCGAAGCTGACTCGGAAGGCCACCGCGGGCGAGCGGCCCAGCTCGGTGATATCGGCCGCCGACATACTGTCGCTCAGGCCGGTCCGGGCCTGGTTACCCGGCATCGGCAACGACCACAACGGTGGCAAGCGGGGGAAGAACACGAACAGTAACAGCATCAATGGCAGCGCTTGCAGCATCAGCATCGCCGCCGTGCGCAACGTCGCCAAGGGATTGGCCACCAGCCGCGCCTGCTGCAGACCGATCAACGCCGCGAGCAACGCGGTCACCGGCAACAGGCTGTACAGGGCCCACGGCAGGCTGTCGTCGAACAGGTAGCCCACCACTACGCAAAAGAACCCCAGCAGGATCAGCACCTGGGCATCGCGCGGGCTATGCATCTCGACCAATTTCAGCAAAAACGTCGCGACCAGCAACGCGGCGGCTGTCTCCAACCCCAACAGACGCCCGCTGGACAGGTAGACGCACACCGCGGTAACCAGCAGCAACCCGGCCTTCAGCCACTTGCCGGGGATGGCCGCGCGCATGCGAAACATCTGCACGCGCCACAGGCTGCAACCAAGCCACAGGGCGATCATCCACAGCGGCAGCTGAAAACAGAACGGCAGCATCACCAGCGCCTGCGCCAGCAACAGCCAGCCTAGGCTGACGCGCGGGATAGCCGCGACGCTCATGCGCCCTGCCCGTAGAGCGCCAGGGCGCGCAGACAGGCTTCGCGGTGCGCCTCGCCACTGGCGCTGGCGAGCAGTTGCCCGGGCAGTTGCAGCGAGAACGCACGCTGCTGCGCCGACAGCGTCAGCACCCAGTAGCACAGGCGCGACAGGCGCTGTTCGACATCGCCGCCCAGCGCCAGAAAATCCAGGCTCAGATCACGCCCACGCAGCTCGGCGAACTCCTTGATCAACAAGGCGCCGCCCCGGGACCAGGCTTTCCAGTGCAAACGTCGCCAGGAGTCACCCGGCTGATACTCCCTGAGCCCCTGATAGTCATCGACGCCCTGCCCCAGCGTGCGCATGCCCTCGTCTTCGACATCGGTGGGTGCCGTGGCCAGGGTCGGCAATTCGCCTTCCAGCGGCTGCGGATAGACCAGCACGCGCTGGCCCGGATCGATCCAGCTCCATGCACGCAGCACGCCCAATGGAAAGCTGGTCTCGACACACACCCGTGGCGCTACCAGCCAGCCGCGCTTGTCGCTGGGCAGGTCAAGTTCCAGCTCCATGACATGGCCGACATCGATGTCGACTCGCTGCAGACCGCCACGCGACCAGCCTGCGGCAATCGCTTGGTGCAGCTTGTCGCGGCTCTCGAGGCGCAAGGTGAACCGCGCCTGCTCGCCGACGAATACCGCCCCGGTGGCCACGCCGCTGACCCACAACCCCGACAGATTGCGAAAGGTATGCAAAATAGCCACCACAAAGATCGACCCCAGCAGAAATACCAGGGCGTAGGCCAGGCTGTTCTGGTAATTGATGGCCGCCAGCAAAATGAGCAGCAAGGTCAGCAAAAAACTGCTGCCCAGGCGATTGGGCATGATGAAGATATGCCGCTGACCAAGTTCCAGCCGCGCCACCGCCGGCGTGCGGCGCGCCTGCCACTGGCGCCAGCGACGGTCCAGCGCGGCGATCAAAGCGTCGGTACTTCGCGCAACAGCCACTGCACCAGGGCACTGCCGCCCTGCCCGGTCGGGTCGGCGCGCTCACGCAGCCGGTGGCTGACTACTGAAGGAAGCACGGCTTGCACGTCTTCGGGAATCACATAGTCGCGGCCCACCACCAAGGCCCAGGCTCGCGCCGCCGCCAGCAGCGCCAGGCTGCCACGCGGCGACAGGCCCCAGGCGAACTGCGGCTGGGTGCGCGTCGCCTCGACCAGGCGCAAAACATAATCGACCAGCGCATCGCTGACGCGCACGCGCCTGGCCTGAGCCTGCAACTCGGCGAGCTGGGCATGGCTGAGCAACGCCGTCATGCGTGGCAGCAGATCCCGCCGCGCCTCGCCCAACAGCAAGGCTTTCTCCGCCGCCTTGGCCGGATAACCAAGGGACAGACGCATGAGAAAGCGATCGAGCTGCGACTCCGGCAGCGCGAAGGTGCCGCCCTGACTGGTGGGGTTCTGAGTGGCAATGACGAAGAACGGCTGCGGCAGCGCACGCGTCGCACCTTCGATGGTCACCTGCCCCTCCTCCATGGCTTCGAGCAAGGCGCTCTGGCTCTTGGGGGTGGCGCGGTTGATTTCGTCGGCCAGAATCAGTTCGGCGAAGATCGGCCCAGGGTGGAACACGAACTGGCCACTGTCCTTGTCGAACACCGAGGTGCCGAGGATGTCGCTGGGGAGCAGGTCGGAAGTGAACTGGATGCGCTGAAAGCTCAGACCCAGCACTTTTGCCAAGGTATGGCTGAGGGTGGTCTTGCCCATGCCGGGCAGGTCTTCGATCAACAGATGACCGTTGGCGATCAGGCAGGTCAGCGCCAGGCGGACCTGGACTTCCTTGCCCAGTAGTATTTCATTGACGGCTTGCAGACAGGCTTCAAGTGCATGACGCATGGCTCGACGCTCCCTGTACCGATAGCCCAAGGCACCTGCCGCCAGCCTGGCAGCAGGTACTTACTGCGGACGATCAACGCCCGGCGCGAGACTCACGAATGTAGAAGCGTGCCTTCTCGGCCTTGCTATCGCAACCCTCGAACGCTTCGACTTGCTGTTGGGTCTTGGCACCGGTCAGCAGCCCCAGTGCCTTGGAGTAGCTCACTGTCCCGGCAAAACCTTCGGCCTTGGCCAGATCCAGCTCGTGCCAGGCGGCGTCCAGATTAGTGGCGCAACTATCGCGATAGGCTGTCTTGCCGGCGCAACCCGTCAGTACCAAAGCAAACAACGGCACACAGATCCAGGCTTTCATGGGTGACACCTCGAGAAAAAACATAGGGTAGTGCCCAATCAGACGTTTCACCTAGCGATAAGTGCCGTTCGTCCGCTCTTTTTAACCGGTATTTCATGCGCTGAAACAACCGATGCGTGGCATGCTGATGGCATTGCGACGACGGCGGAATCGATCGATGAAAAAGCGGGTGGCATTGGTCCTCGGCTCTGGCGGTGCGCGTGGTTATGCGCACATTGGCGTGATCGAGGAAATCGAACGGCGGGGCTATGAAATCGCCTGCATTGCCGGATGCTCCATGGGCGCGGTGGTCGGTGGCATTTACGCCGCCGGCAAGCTCGATGAATACCGGCGTTGGATCGAGAGCCTGGACTACCTCGACGTACTGCGCCTGGTGGATGTCAGTTTCAAGCTGGGCGCCATTCGTGGCGAGAAGGTATTCGGGCAGATTCGCAAGATCGTCGGCGAGGTCAATATCGAGGACCTGCGCATTCCTTACACCGCCGTCGCCACCGACCTGACCAACCAGCAGGAGATCTGGTTTCAGGAGGGCTGCCTGCACCAGGCCATGCGCGCTTCGGCGGCGATCCCGAGCTTGTTCACCCCAGTAGTCCAAGGCAATCGCACGCTGGTCGATGGCGGCTTGTTGAATCCGTTGCCGATCGTGCCGGTGGTGTCCAGCCACTGCGACCTGATCATCGCGGTCAACCTCAATTCCACAGCGCAGAATCATTACACGCTGCCGGTGATAGAGCGGCCGGCGGCGTTCCGTTTGCGCTTCGATCAGTTACTCAGCTCGCTGGGCTCGCATCTGCCATTCCGGCGCAAGCAGGCCGAACAACTGCTGCGCCTGGAGCAACAGACACTCAAGGCAGATGCCGCCGTGCTGCCCAATCCTTGGCTGGCCGAAACGGCCAATCCGACCCTGCAACAAGCGGCCGCCGCGCCGCTGGCCGAAGCCGCGCCAAAGTCCGCGACCGGCTCGGTGATCATCGACAACGTCGGCCCGGCTTCCTTGCTAGACCTGATCAACCAGAGTTTCGAGGTGATGCAGACCTCGCTGGCGCAATACAAGATTGCGGGCTATCCGCCGGATGTACTGATCAACGTGCCAAAGCGGGTGTGTCGTTTTTTCGAGTTCTACAAGGCGCCGGAACTGATTGCCTTGGGGCGGGAAATCGCCAGCGATACGTTGGATAACTATGAAAGTGAAAAACACTGACAGGGTTTATTGACCGCGGCGTCTGACCGGGCCTCTGCTGACCAAGAGACCCTCGTGTATCAACTAAAGCAACCGATACCCCACCCCTGGCTCGGTGACGATATAGCGTGGCGCGGTGGGGTCGTCGCCGAGCTTGTGGCGCAAATGGCCGACCACGATACGCAGATAGTGGCTGTCCTCGGCGTGGCTCGGCCCCCAGATGTCCTTGAGCAACTGCTGCTGGGTGAGCACGCGGCCGGCGTGCTGAGCCAGCAACGCTAGCAGCGCGTACTCCTTGCGGGTCAGGGTGACTGCAAGGCCCGCCAGCGACACCTGCCGGGAGGCCAGATCGATACTCAACTCGCCCCGCGTCAGGATCGCCGCGCTGCTGACCGGCACCACGGCTGCCTGGCGCAACAACACCCGCACCCGGGCGAGGAACTCCTGAATGCCAAAGGGCTTGCTCACGTAATCGTTGGCGCCGCCGTCCAGTGCCTCGACCTTGTCGCCCTCCCCGGCGCGCACCGACAGTACCAGCACCGGCACCGCCGACCATTGTCGCAGCTCGCGCAGCACCGCTTGGCCATCCATGTCCGGCAGCCCGAGATCCAACACTATCAGCGCCGGGCTGGCCAGCGCGGCCTGGGTCAGACCTTCCTCGCCGTTGGCTGCCTCGATCACCCTATAGCCTTGAGAGCTGAGGCTGATGCGCAGAAACTTGCGGATCTGTGGTTCGTCGTCGATGACCAGAATGGTGGGGGGCTGACTCATGGTTCAGGCATCTTCCAAATCGCCGGGCTGGCGCTGCAGCGGCAAGCATAAAGTGATGCAAGTGCCTTGACCATCAATGCCCTCGCCGACTTCGATGCATAGCAGCGAAAGGCGTATTATCCCCTACCGTTTCGCCAACCCTGTGAGGGATTGGGGGGAAGCTGTTTGAAAAGTCGCAGAAAGCAGAAATGTATCTAGACTGATACATTCAGGAAATGCCCGGCATACTTATCCCCTGTACCGTCCGGCCACCGGACGCTGCAGTCGACAGATCGCCCGCTCTTTGCGACCTGCAACTGTCCTGCACACTACACCCCGCCGCCCGCCGTGAGGCCGGCAGCCCTACCAGGCAGATGACCGCAAGCATGCAGAACTCCCCGATCTCCTCCAGCGATGCCAGCAAAGCTTCCCTCGGTGAAGACGAAAAACGCTGGAACACTCGGGCGCTCATCGTTGACGACGACGTGCCGATTCGCGAGCTGCTGATCGACTACCTGGCCCGCTTCGGCATCCTCGGCTTCGGTGTCACCGATGGCGAGGGCATGCGCCAGGCGTT
Proteins encoded:
- a CDS encoding ABC transporter permease; translation: MTRLPLPRLFSLALRQLLRDARSGELRVLFFALLVAVTASTAIGYFGARLNGAMLLRATEFLGADLVLQGSGAARPEQLQAPTLAHARVAEFTSVIATDTGIQLSSIKAVDNQYPLRGELKSAAQPYGVETAGNRPAPGEAWVEPRLLAALNLKIGDSIDVGQKTLRLSRVLTYEPDRAGNFYSLTPRVMINLDDLPATGIIQPGSRVTYRELWSGQAESVAAWRQALSEHLDPNQRLLDSRDSNQQIGGALGKAERYLNMASLVAVLLAGVAVALSASRYAMRRFDASALLRCLGLSRREVMLLFCIQLAVLGGLACFAGALLGWVAQLGLFALLQGLLPGTLPAGGALPALAGIATGLVALAGFALPPLAGLGRVPPLRVLRRDMLPVATSTWATYGVALLALGLIMWRLSLDLLLTFALLGGGLIAALVLGGLLLLGLQNLRRMLVDAPLPWRLGLGQLLRHPLAAAGQALAFGLILLSMALIALLRGELLDTWQNQLPKDAPNYFVLNILPAEKQAFADHLRDISAHAAPLYPIVPGRLTTINGKPVAELVTADSRGENATQRDLSLTWSADLPSGNRITAGQWWSTTTAANASDVPGVSVEAKLADSLKLKVGDTLTFNVAGMIRDVKVTSLRDVSWDNFQPNFFMIFQPGTLKDLPTTYLTSFYLAPGHDQQIVELARAFPAATLLQVEALLEQLRSILAQVTLAVEYVLLFVLAAGMTVLFSGLQATLDERIRQGALLRALGAERRLLVKARRIEFGLLGAASGLLAALGTELISWVLYRFAFHLQWSPHPWLLVLPLIGALLIGGAGIFGTRRALNASPLTVLREG
- the greB gene encoding transcription elongation factor GreB, producing the protein MSENKVFSTKIITREGHEALKKELDYLWREYRPEITQKVAWAASLGDRSENADYQYNKKLLREIDRRVRYLRKRLEDMRVVDYAPEQEGRVFFGAWVEIENEAGETKRFRVVGYDEIYQRMDYISIDSPMARALLKKQVDDEAMVQTPTGEVCWWITLIEYNKAQ
- a CDS encoding class I SAM-dependent methyltransferase; its protein translation is MSNLRPDLSKAPVITSPVARNPRILLAGSHQPTLLRCLDGWPRRGGKPSAFLIQFTDDASALAGFATDRFDLAVVQAPSAEQREDVLGHITRIARQGLITLG
- a CDS encoding DoxX family protein; amino-acid sequence: MNTLIKTVLTTRANWGITALRIAVGVIFAAHGSQKLFGLFGGYGLTGTAQWMESIGLAPGLLMALMSGGAEFFGGLALIFGLLVRPAAAVLSITLVVAILSVHIHNGLFMANNGYEFALALLGGTVAVLLEGAGKLSLDRVIGRRVFV
- a CDS encoding transglycosylase SLT domain-containing protein, encoding MTRPSRLILACLGLLLPMAAVAGAAPHADSAAAHDKPAGHKGAPRQVAMHKALTAKVRDLDEIRRSKTLRVLVNQSRNSSGEVDGKLIGVENLRLRAFETYLNGHASPAQRIHLKLIPKPKEQLLAALQRGEGDVAAPGEGVDAAATQGLTASAPTVEHAPMIVVGNKGERTFTRIEQLSGRTLALPAGSTAGEAITAINDKLAQRHQRPVQVEWVDGSLAVEDVLEMVQAGIYPYTAVEQPIAERWAKVMPNLRLQRKVALDSPGHISWFTRANAPLLSATVDRFVGAYEVPADQDTAFVKAYARLYKVHYPLASADRRRLEQLRPLLQRTAHQQGMDWLNLAALAFKESALNPSARGAGGATGLLQITPAAAQRVGVGNIQEVDGNVQAGAKYLAMLQRKFFSSQKLNDRERMAFVLAAYNLGPERVQAMRAEARKRGLNPDRWFFQVERVAMEQVGMGPVSYVNSVNKYFLAFDRERESLEPQGRKLAER
- a CDS encoding TatD family hydrolase, translating into MQLIDIGVNLTNASFAHIQPEVLERAYAAGVCQLLLTGTSIDGSEHALELCEQLDESAQRLFATAGVHPHSASDWNADSEQRLRTLLTHPRLRAVGECGLDFNRDFSPRAQQEKVFERHLALAVEHRLPVFIHERDANQRLLAILKDYRDQLTAAVVHCFTGERQALFSYLDLDLHIGITGWICDERRGSHLHPLVREIPRGRLMLESDAPYLLPRSLRPKPKNGRNEPGYLPEVLREVALHRGETEADLAQHTTACARAFFALPQIQAHDNG
- a CDS encoding DUF3488 and DUF4129 domain-containing transglutaminase family protein is translated as MSARPGALRAGRMSVAAIPRVSLGWLLLAQALVMLPFCFQLPLWMIALWLGCSLWRVQMFRMRAAIPGKWLKAGLLLVTAVCVYLSSGRLLGLETAAALLVATFLLKLVEMHSPRDAQVLILLGFFCVVVGYLFDDSLPWALYSLLPVTALLAALIGLQQARLVANPLATLRTAAMLMLQALPLMLLLFVFFPRLPPLWSLPMPGNQARTGLSDSMSAADITELGRSPAVAFRVSFDTPMPAHDQLYWRVLTLDRYDGRRWSQTPFTGLNTVSPWQPQGEPWRYRIIQEPSGQPWLAALDVARPPSAEVRQSSDFALRRQRPITQPFAYSLSSWPQVLRDPQPLSDSERIQALRLPTSGDPRTRAWAQDLKARYAQAPALVQAILTHFHDQDYHYTLKPQALGVDAVDDFLFNSRRGFCAHFAGAMVYVLRAAGIPARVVAGYQGGELNPAGKFITVRQYDAHAWVEYWQPEQGWRSVDPTFAVAPQRIDVGLAEALASDEDFLPDSPFSPLRYSNLAWLNDLRLGWDNLNYGWQRWVLGYQGEQQGALMLAWFKGLAAWILPVGGVSIMLILTLVLLKPWRARQELALRQFQRFERLLARLGLQREPGEGPQAFADRAALALPEQAAAINRFAEAFVAQRYAGEAAVPAILDQRLDELRRAARKPRRP